DNA sequence from the Marinilongibacter aquaticus genome:
TGATTACATTCTCATATTCTTCGGGCTTGTTGTATCGCCCTTTGTAGGTAAGCACGTATTCCAAAGACTGAGCCGCAATACCCGAGCTACGTCCCAAACGACCCGGACGCCCCACGATACTTTGCTCTTTCATGGCATCCATCACCTCGTCTACCGAGATGTTGTAGGCCCGCATACGGTCGGGATTCAACCATACACGCATGGCAAACCTACGGCTACCCAAAATCTGTGTTCTCGAAACTCCGTTGATCCTGTTGATCTCGGGAATCATTTTTACGTTGGCATAATTGTAAAGGAATTTCTCATCCATGCCTTCATCTTTCGAGTAAAGGTTGACATACATCAACATACTCGGCTGGATGGGTCGGATAATTACCCCTTCACGTTGTACGAGCTCGGGCAAGAGTGGCATCACCTGATCCACCCTCGTCTTGACTCGGACGACCGCCTGGTTCGGGTCGGTGCCCGGTTCAAAAATCAAACGAAGGGTGGCTTCACCCGCACTGGTGGCATCTGTGGCCATATAACGCATGCCTTGCACGCCGTTAATCGCATTTTCCAGCGTAATCAGGGTAGATTTTACCAATACATCTGCACTGGAACCCGGATACGCAATAAATATATTTACCGTTGTCGGAGCAATTTGGGGAAATTGCGAGATCGGTAGCTGCTTGATCGCTAACGAACCGACAAAGACTATTATGACCGAGATTACAATAGCTAATACCGGCCTGTGAATGATATTTTTAAACATTAATCTTCTAAGTTTAGCTTGAGGCCTGGGAATTTATTCTGCGTACAATGACAAATTGGTTATCACTGACTCAGGCTTAAGGAAATCAAATTCTATTTTCTCGTTTTCCTTCACAAGACGAAGTCCTTCGAGTAGAATTTTGTCGCCTTCTTCCAAACCTTCACGCACGACGTAGATGTGCGGCATTTCTTCGCCAATTACAATGGGTCTTGCTTTTACCACATTGTCTTTGGTGATCACGAAAACATATTTTTTGTCCAAAACCTCGAAAGTGGCCTTTTGAGGAATAATCAACGCACCTTTAATTGGTGTGGTAATCACTACGTTACCCGTTTCGCCGTGACGCAACAAACCTTTCGGGTTGGGGAAAGTCGCTCTAAAGGCAATGTTACCCGTTTCGTTGTTGAACTCACTCTCGATCGTTTCTACGATACCGGGATAATCGAAAACCTTGCTGTTGGCCATTTTCAGTTTCACCTTCAGTTTCGTTCCGTTGTTCACGCTGGTCTTGTAATCAAGATATTCGGCTTCGGGTACGTTGAAATACACCCACATTTTGCTGTTGTCGGAAAAAGTGGTCAACAAATCGCCTTCGTCTACAAGGCTACCTTGTCTTACACGAAGGCGGTCCATGATGCCGTCAAACGGAGCTTTTATTTCGGTAAAGCCCAAGTGGGTTTTGGCTAGAGCCAACTCGGCTTTTGCTTTTCCTAATTTGGCTTCGGCCATGGCCAATTCATTTGGCGAAACGACGTTCTTATCGGCCAGTGCCTTGGTATTTTGCACCTCAATTTCTGCTGCTCTTGCTTCTGCGGTGGCCTTTTGCAATTCGGCTTCGTAGATGTTCGGCATAATTTGGAACATCATCTGGCCTTTCTTTACAAACTGGCCCTCATCTACGTATATATCTTGAAGGTAACCTTTCTCCAAGGCTCTCATCTCAATATTACGGATCGAGTGAATCTGGCATACATACTCTTTGGTAAAAGTGGTGTCCATTCGAATTGGACTCGTAACTAAAAACTTGGTTTCAGCTTCCTTTTCTCCTTCAGCTCCTTCGGTTGTACATCTGGTTAAACCAAACACCGTGCACAAGCCCATGAGCACAAGAATCTTGTTCTTCATAACTTTACTTTTTTTTAAAAAAATGATACTGTTTTATAAAAATTTAGGGTACAAGCATCACCAAACGCCCCAAGGAAACTTGCATAGCCACAGACTATACGCAATAGTTAGATTAATAAAAGACGGATTGGTGATAGGATTGGCATTGAGCAATGCCGATAGGGATTAGGGTATCAAATCCTAAACACCTGATAAAAAATAAATAGAGACTTATAAGAAGG
Encoded proteins:
- a CDS encoding efflux RND transporter periplasmic adaptor subunit, whose translation is MKNKILVLMGLCTVFGLTRCTTEGAEGEKEAETKFLVTSPIRMDTTFTKEYVCQIHSIRNIEMRALEKGYLQDIYVDEGQFVKKGQMMFQIMPNIYEAELQKATAEARAAEIEVQNTKALADKNVVSPNELAMAEAKLGKAKAELALAKTHLGFTEIKAPFDGIMDRLRVRQGSLVDEGDLLTTFSDNSKMWVYFNVPEAEYLDYKTSVNNGTKLKVKLKMANSKVFDYPGIVETIESEFNNETGNIAFRATFPNPKGLLRHGETGNVVITTPIKGALIIPQKATFEVLDKKYVFVITKDNVVKARPIVIGEEMPHIYVVREGLEEGDKILLEGLRLVKENEKIEFDFLKPESVITNLSLYAE